CGGGACAAGGGGAGCTCAGCAGCAAGGGGCCTGGGTGGGCAAAAGGGATCGTACCCGAAGGCACAGCGCACGGTGGGGGTGGCGCGCCCTCCCCCGTTGCCATGGGCTCCTGCCAcgctggactgcagggcaggacGGATGGGCAGCCTAGTGGGCAAACTCCAGCCACCGGCCCCCCGGGCTCACaggtccctcccccccacggcccaggctctctggggccaggctccacCAGGGGTCCAAGGTCTCCTGGCCGGGCTATGGGGCCGGGTTCTCTGGAGCTGGGTTCTCCGGGCTGGGTTCTCCGAGCCAGGctctggggccgggctctggagctgggttctccggggccgggctctggggctgggttcTCTGGAGCTGGGTTCtccggggccgggctctggggctgggttctctggggccaggctctggggctgggttcTCTGGGcccgggctctggggctgggtccTCCTggccgggctctggggctgggttcTCTGGGGCTGGGTTCTCTGGAGCTGGGTTctctggggccgggctctggggccgggttCTGGGGCTGGGTTCTCTGGGGCTGGGTTCTGGGGCTGGGTTCTCCgggccgggctctggggccgggttCTCTGGAGCTGGGTTctctggggccgggctctggggccgggttCTCTGGAGCTGGGTTctctggggccgggctctggggccgggttCTCTGGAGCTGGGTTCTCTGGGGCCGGGTTCTCTGGAGCTGGGTTCTCTGGGGCCGGGTTCTCTGGAGCTGGGTTctctggggccgggctctggggccgggttctggggctgggttctccgggccgggctctggggccgggttCTCTGGAGCTGGGTtctctggggccaggctctggggctgggttctctggggccgggctctggggctgggttcTCTGGGGCCGGGTTCTCCTggccgggctctggggctgggttctccgggccgggctctggggccgggttCTCTGGGGCCGGGTTCTCCTggccgggctctggggccgggctctggggccgggttCTCCTGGCCGGGTTTTCCGGGGCCGCAAGGAGCCTGCCATTTGCACTGCAAGAGACTCCAGGGCTCAGTCCTAGAAATGGCCACGTgggcccaggccccctccccagcagcctgggcagcgaGCTCCAGGGTGCAGCAGAGGGGGACTCTCGAGACAGAGCAGGGCCGGGCCTCCCTGGGGGGGACAGCTGAGCACCAAGACCCAGGGCAGCTGGTTTTTAACGTCCCTAAGAACCAGGAAACAAACATCACAACTAGACTTGACTTTGCTTTCTTCGATCAACGTAATAAAGGGGCTGGCGGGTTCGTTAACCCTTCAGAGAGTTCAGACCGAAGCCGACTGAGGCGCTTCAAAAccatctcaccaaactaagtgattgagcatcaaaacggcaaatgaaattgaatgttgatgaCTAAAGTGACGCACACTGGGGAAAAGAATCCCAAAGATACTTGCGAtaagatggggactaatttagctacaaccactcaagagagatcttggagtcagtgtGGATACTTGcatgtagatagttctctgaaaacagccacacaaaaagcaaacaggatgttagggatcattaaaaaagggctagagaataagacagagaatatcttattgccgctgTATAAAACCAGGGGccgcccacatctggaatcctGCGTCCAGAcgtggtcgtctcatctcaaaaagatctattggctttggaaaaggttcaaaaaagggcaacacaaatgctgaggggtttggaacgggtcccatatgaggagagattaaagagacttgggcttttcagcttagaaaagaggagactcgggggatgggatcgaggtctataaatcacgagcggtgtggagaaagtgactaaggaaaacgtatttacttgttcccataacatcagaacgaggggtcaccaaatgaaatcaataagcagcatatttaaaacaaacaaaaggaagtttttcttcactccgcacagttaacctgtggaactccctgccagaggatgtggtgaaggccaggactataacagggttgaaaaaagatctagatagattcctggaggttgggtccatcaacggccgttagccaggctgggtggggatggtccctggcctctgtctggaggtgggtggcgggagggatcccgtgaggattccctgctgtgacccctccctctggggcacctggccctggccactgccGGCTGGacgggccattggtctgaccccgtctggctgttctgatgttcttaaaaaCAAGCCCCGAGGAGGTTAAATAAAGCCCAGCGGGCCCCAGGGAAACCACAACGACTAGGAACAGCTGCAAAGCCGCCGTCACAGGGAAATCCCTTCGCTCTGACGGGCCCTGCGGGGAGCGCGGCGCTGCGCACGGCTCCTTACacgctggccgggcggggccgggccaggcAGCGGGAAGGCCGGCGCTGCCCGGCAGGACGATGGCAGCAGGGTGCGTAGCGCATCTCCCTGCAGCaaggggggcctggcctgggccccGAGCGGTGACGCCCTCCGGCAGGCTCAGGGCGAGGGCGGCCGGAGGAGCTCCCGGCACAGGCACTGGCAGAGGCTGCCGAGCACGCAGAGCAGCAGGGTGCAGGGCACCAGGCCGGCCAGCACGAGGCCCAGGCCCCGGCGCTCCATGAGCAGCAGGTAGATGCCgaagggcagggagctgaggtaGACGAGGCAGAGCGCCCAGAGGAGGAAGTGGGGGCCGGCCCGCCCGGGGCACTTCGGGGGGGGGCCGTCCCAGGGCAGCGCGTCCAGGCTGACGGGGCGGTACAGGCGGATCACGTCCCGCAGGCCCAGCCCCTCGGGGCGCGGCCCGTCCCCGGGCAGCTCCAGCAGGGTGAGGACCAGGCAGTCGGGGGCGCTGCGGGCGGGCTCCAGGACGCTGGGGCACAGGAGCAcctcgggggggggcagggggccccgCAGCGCCGCCAGCACCTGCCCGTCATCCCGGAGCTGCTGCACGTCCGCCCCGGGCACCGGGGTCTCCTGGCGGCAGAAGGGGCAGCTGAGCAGGCGGGGTGCGGGCTCGCCCAGGGCCGCCATCCTGCGCAGGCAGGCGGCGCAGACCCGGTGGCAGCAGCCAAGCAGCTTGGGCGCGCGGGCCCGGGCGTCGTAGCGGTGGCAGCAgatctggcactccagctccggCAGCCCTGGCTGGTCGCTCGCCAGCTCCCCGGCCTGGGGCTCCATGGTCGCCTGGGGGGTCAGGGGAGACCTGCATGAGTGCGAGCAGAGACCCACGGGCCCCCCCGACAGTGCCCCGGGCTCCCAGGCCCCCCCGACAGCGCCCCCCCGACAGCGCCCCGGGCTCCCAGGCCCCCCCGACAGCGCCCCGGCCTCCCGgggcccccccccaacagcgccccGGCCTCCCAGGCCCCCCCGACAGCGCCCCCCCGACAGCGCCCCGGCCTCCCAGGCCCCCCCGACAGCGCCCCGGCCTCCCAGGCCCCCCCAACAGCGCTCCCCCAACAGCGCCCCGGGCTCCCAGGCCCCCCCGACAGCGCTCCCCCGACAGCGCCCCGGCCTCCCaggcccccccgccagcgccccgGCCTCCCAGGCCCCCCCGACAGCGCCCCCCCGACAGCGCCCCGGCCTCCCaggcccccccgccagcgccccgGCCTCCCAGGGCCCCCCCGCCGGGCTGGAGCGGGGCGCGCGCCTGGGGCTGCCCCGGGCTCCGCGGCTGCGGCGTCTGACGCCCGAggaggagcctgcccagggcagagcccccccgcggcccggccccccccccgcgccttcAGCCGGGCAGGCGGGGCCCCGCTGGCGAGCCCGGACGCATCCgccgcggtgggggggggggggcggacacgTCTCCCGTCGCCTGCGCCGCGGGCGGGGCCCCTCCGTGCCCGGGACCCCGCCCGCAGCCACCTGCCGCGTGAGCCCGGCtcgccctgcgggggggggggcaaggagccGCCGCCGGACAAGCCCGCTGCTCCCGggaccctgcgcccccccccccccacgggctcGTGCCCGGCCCCCgagcagctggcagctccctggcaccgCCGAGGCGGCAGACTGagtccggccccccccccggctcgggCGCTTTGCAGCAGCGGCCCAGgggccgtgcccccccccccccccccccgtgtgccagGCTCTGGCTGCAAACACCAGCCCCAcgtgggccctgccctgggcactgagcccctccccctcgcagGGGCAGCCCCCACCGCGGTGCCCAGGGCCTGCAGGCTCAGAGGGCGGAACGGCCGCCCCCCCTCGTCCTCCCCAGCCCACCTCCtacctgcaggctgcagcagaTGGCACtttgccaccccccccccagccccagcacctgcACTGCCACGCTCCCCCGGGCCCAGCCCTTGCAATGGCCCTCCGGGCACCCGAGGAGCGGCTCTGGGCGAAGGCAGGGCCAGGCCGCCGGAGGAAGCTGCAGCGTCTCCCGCACAGCTCAGCGaaagccagggctgctgctgggtgctggatTGACAGGCCTGAGTCATCTCCACAGCAGAGGCGGCAGCGCGCCCGCACCCTCCATGGCCAGCACCAGCAccggggtgtgacggcgcgtcggggtcccccacctcctgcacccccgaagtggccgaacagactcccccagccagtagaacaggggagtttattgctcctccaggatacagcccagcacagatggaatctggtcacagggcaggcctaggatgcctcagccccccttgagctgggggagcctgggcccctaaaccccagccccttgcttaggctgcttcctccatgataccagacagaaactccccactctcctccagccctggccccagccaggtgctcgtctccccccccctccccctttgtctccccctgggcggctgagcctgggtgtctggtgaatccacatttgggagagtcagtgggaatcCCCCATCCCAGCACAGGGGGGCCCAgtcacagagcaggcagcccccccaccccactgcaccaCACGGGGCTGCAGCACAAAGCCGGTGCCGGCTGGGAGCAAGTCCAGAGCAAGCTGGAAAAGCCACGGAGCAGCAACAGAGGCAGAGCACCTAGGCCAAGACCCCCCCGGCTGCCTGAGGAGACAGCTGGCATCCGATCGGTGCCTGTGCGTAGCACTATCTAGTAGTGTGCGCAGAGCCCCTCAGCTCCCCCTCCACCAGTcgcactccccagccccccccaaacaGGGACTGCAGAGTCAGTGACCAGCCCCTCCTTGTGGACTCCACTTCTCCAGGGCAACATTCAACTCCCGGCGCCGGGAGGCCAAGGGGTCAGATGGAACCAGAAGCTGGCAGACAGGACGGCGGCTACAAGCCAAGTTGCTCAGGGCCTGGCGCTGGCACCAATCTCATCAAGCAGTTTCATTCAGGACCTCGGCCCCAGAAGCGGGAGCGTGCGGACAAAACTGGCTGCCCCAAAGCTGGGGCCCAGGCAAGCGCCCAAGACCTTGACAGCTACTGAACAGGCAGTCGGATTTATTCCAGCCGGCACAGGACCCGGAGCTGCTACGGTGACGTGAACGGGAAAGAGGCGACTCCTAGGACGCACGGGCCAAGGATTTGCAGTAGAGACGGACGTTACGCCCGGCCCTGGGGAGCCCTCGGCTGGCGCGGGGATGAATTCAGAGCGAATTGGTGCAGGGAGCGGGTACCAGGATGAAAGCGCTAAGCCCAGGCTGTCTCCACTCACCCTGCCGGGATCGAGGTTCTCGTATGGACTCGTAAATCGAAGGCGGAGGGCGGCTCCGGCCAGCGGCCGAATTCCTGGCGGCCACGAGGAGGAAGAGATCAGCCTGCGCAGCAGGGACAGCACCCCGCTCGGCTTAAGAGAAGCCCACTCCAGCTGCAGCTTCTCCGGCGCTGGCCCGGCCCAGACCTGGCCCAaaagaggcagctgcaggagctgggctcGTTCAGCCTAAGGCCAGTCGCATGCCCCAAGTGCAAAGGGAGAGAAACTGGCCACTCAGTGGTGGGGGGTGAAGTTAGAGACTGCCCAGCCCTCAGGGCAGGTCTGGAACTGCCTCAAGGAAAGCAGTGGAGCAAGGCCCAGCTGgcccccaggctgcacgcggcaGGATGAGCTAGCTGGTAGTGGCACAAGGCTAGGAGCGAAGAGCCGCCCTGCCCAGAGAGGGGCGCTAttggagggggctctgagctgctatTTTCATTCGTTCCccggcagctgggggtggggctcgCTCCCAGGGCACTGGGTTTGGTGTCAGGAAGGGATTTTCCTCCAGGGCCGATGGGCACAGAGCTGGAAGATTTTCCACCTTCCTGGGTGGGGTGGAGCACAGGACACATGCACGCCAGCTAGCACCAAGAGCAGACCCGCTGTCACGGGCAGCCTTTAAAGCAGGATGCGAGGGCTCCAGGAACTCAGCCCGAGCTAGGAGCCCTGTAACGCGCCTGTGATCAGACTGGTCCTTCGAGACCACCCGTCTCCCTGCACTGCCCGGCTTTGTTCACAGCAGCCCTCCCAACTTCTGCAAGCAGAGAGGCAGAAACATGCCCCTGCGGCACTACCCCGTGTGATTTACCCTGCGGGCAGGCCCTCCGCGCaccgaggcaggggctggaatagTGTGATCACGGAGCTAGAGCCCACCAAGAGGGCAGCGTTAAGGCTCCATGGCCAACCTGAGTGGTTCCTTGGTTGGAGCAATGGATGTCGTGAATGGTCTGAGGCCATGGATCATTTCCTAGGTATTTCAAGGGGTGAGCCTCACGCACGTTCTCTCCTGCGGCATCGAGCTGCCCCGAGCGGGTTCAGTGGTAGGGCTAGGACCCCACAGGCCTCTGCCCTTGAGCGAAGGCAGCAGCAGCGGGTGGGCCTGGTGCCTGGGGACCAGCACTGAAAGGCACCGCACTTTGCCAGGGGGTTGACAGACACTTGCAGAGAAACGGGGAGACGCAGGATCTTGATtccattcgggggggggggagggagggttctaGTACCGATTCCTCAGCCTGTTCTCCCCAGACTCCTCTCCCGTGCCCCAGGCCCCAGCCTAGACCCTACCCTTCAGGTTTCTGAGCCcgggcccactgcccccccactcctcatcTCCTTCACTGTGCCCAACCCACCTCTCCTGGCCTCAACACCGCTCCTGCCACTGGCGACTgtcctcccccagctctccctggctGTGCGCCAGTCTGAGCCCAGCCGCTCCCAATTGTCACTCACCTGCCAGGGCCTTGCCCCAATGCCAGCTGCTTACCCAGTCAGCTACCCCGCTCCCCTCCAAGTCCTCAGCTAATCTGCCCCCCTCCATTTACCTCCCTGGCTCCGTCTAGCTTTCGTCCCCATTCAAGGCAGACGGCTGCCTGCAGGGGGTCATTCAGGGCACTGGAAGGAGGCTTCCTGCTCCCTTGCAGTGCCTGGCCTGGAGCAGATGGAAgtggtcagggcaggaggctgctgtgCTGGACCATGTTCGGTCACTGGGGTGGCACATGCAGACCCGTGGGGCCAAGAGGCTGGAACAGGCTGGGTGGAAGTGGCTCGAGCAATCTGGTGAGCTCCAGGACCAAAGGGAGCCTCACACCTGCTCAGGGAGGAAGGCTCCAGCCGCTGCTGAAGTCCCagaagtctctgcagggcctgtgcACACTGGATTTCCGGAATCGAGGCAGGAAGGCCCAGCCCATGTAACAAAGAGCTCCCCGGCCCCCGTTCAGATCTCTGCTCCGGCGCACGGGCCCTTGCACTGGGTCAGAATGCACGACCACGTGCAAACTGGCCCCATGGCCCCTGGCTTCCTGCGAGAAAGGCCTGGAAGTTCCCAACTCATGCCAGCCCACTGctccagcagcctctgctccaggGTCACCGACCCGCTTGCCGCTACCCGCTGGTCCTGCGCTCCTCTGCTGCGCGCCCTGGGACCCGCAGGGACTTGACGAGCTCCTTACGGGCCACAGTCTTGTTCCAACCACACTGGAAAAGGTGAACGGTTCAGCCAAGAGCTCCAAGAACGATTCGAGACCCAGAAAACCTGCCTCTTCCTTAAGGTGCAGGACTTCAGATCCAATCCGTTTAGTTAAGTCTCAGGCCCTACCTGGGGAAGAGGCTCTCCAGCCCAGCAAACAGCCCGAGAGCGGATGGCAGGAAGCACGCTGGGAAGGAGGCTCACATTGTAACAGAATTAGCCATTCGCGCTTACCTGTGCTGTTTGATCTAAAAGAGGAGCACGAGCTGAGCCAGCAGGTAAGGGtttaatgcaggaaaggcagGTTATACAGAAAATCAGATTAGATAAACACAATGGCCCCTCCTGGCCTTAAAACAACAAAACTGAATATAaaccctccctgcctgctccctgggcCTCTGACCCGCGCCCGTGCCCCTCACTTCTGTCCAAGGGCCCACGCCCCAAAGCGCGGCCTCTGGGCCAAAGTGCCTCTCCAAGGCGAGCTCCAACCTCGTCATCGCTGGCTgcagtcctgggagcagctggcctGTCGCTCTCTCCATTCACAACCGTCTCCCCTCAGCTGCATCCAGGCCCCCGAGTCCCAGGGCACATGCCACCCAGGCCTTCTGTCCTTTTCCCGTTGAAGACCAAGTGAGCCCGTGTCACTCAACGCCCAGCGCCACTACTTGATAATCCCCTGGTCGAACAcgccctgctcctgtccccactaACAGCGCTGAGCCCCACTCACGGCCTCAACAGtcctgctactgtggcagtgctAAGGAACTGTGCCCTAGGGATCAGTGCCGGccacctctcccgcccccgccccgccattCCAAATCTCAGGAAAAGGCTCCCTTCCCTTGCCTATGGCGAGTGTCTCCCTGGCACGGTTCTAACGCTGCCGCGCACACCCCTGCCCACTCAACCCACAAGCCCTCAGACAAGCAGATTCAAAGCGTGGGCTCCGTAAGAAACGATCACGTCCTAGAATTCACCCAGTACAGAGGCACGGGAGGCAGTGGTGAATCTGAGGGCACACATGGTGAACCTGGCCTCCCCGGACAGTCCCAGGCCCCTGGAGGAGGAACAGCACCAACACCAAGGGCAGCTGGAATGCTGGTTTTTAATGTCCCTAAGAACTaggaaacaaaaatcaaaaaTAGACTTTACTTTGCTTTCTTTGATAAACGTAATAAAATGGTTAGCGGGTTAAATTAATCCTTAAAAAACAAACCCCGAGGAGGTTAAATAAAGCCCAGAGGGCCCCAGGGAAAACCACAACAACTACAAACAGCTGCAAAGACGTCGTCACACGGAAATCCCTTCGCTCTGCTCCTCTGTCCTACGGGAACCAGCTTCGGCAGCACGGAACTCGCCCGCGCGGGAGGGATACACGGCTGCTACGGACAggccctgcagggagcacgggcGCTGCGCACAGAACTATTTACACTCTggacgggggctgggctggggccaggcagcaggaagagcctctgggctctgcctgcctctctcctggAAATGCCAGACCCCAGCCAGCTGCCAAGGGCCCACCAGGCCACAGCTCTGCCCGTCAGTCCATCCGTTTGTCCTCCTGTACAGCGGTCCCAGCTTCTGCTGCCTCTTCCTCAACGCTTTAGTGTTTGAAGGGGCTGCAGGATCTTCCTATGACTGCGACATCTGGCTTCCTAGCCCCTCGCCTAGGGCAGCAGCTGAGCCTTTCCCCAGGGCATGAGGCCAGGGACGCTCCCTGGACTCTGGGGAGGAAAGCAAGCAGTGTGGGCTGCCTGGAGAGTCCCCCAGGCCCAGCACGATTCAGCCAGCAGTCTCTCCACCTGCCACTGCAAACCTCCCCTTCTCCAGGGCGCTGTGCCCTCCGCCCCCTGCCGGCTGTCCCCACACGCTGCCCTCTGCAGATTAATTGGCGTTGGTCTCCCGGCTGGTGCTTTGCTCTCGGCCTGTCTCCCGATCTTTGTCTGCCACTGAGGAAGAagtggaggaggcagaggaggagcctgTGGAACTGAGAGTCCGTCCCGAGTGCTTATAGGCTgtgacgagctcctgcagccgcTCCGGCGTGGGCTCCCACTTGGCAAAGCCGGCGCTGTTCTGGAGGAAGATGACAGCAGTGTTGTGCACGGCTTTGTAGTACATCTCCTCTCTGCAAGGGAAGACAGGCGCTCAGCACTCGCTCCCCACCAGCCACGGCTCCAGGCCCTCCCACGCTAGTGACCtcaccacctccttcccctcccgtgCTGCGAAACAGCCACTCTAAGGGAGCCATACGGGGAGTTCAAATCGGCAGGGGAAGATCGGCCCCGGTGAGCCAATACAGCGCTGCGGCGCGCTCCGTGGCGCCCACGTGGGCTCGGAGCCTTCCACGGGAGAGCCCCCGAGATCAGCGTGTCACTTCCCAGGGTTTCGGCCAAGCGCACACAGCAGCCCCCTTAGCTCCTGAGGGACAGGAAGATGCAGGGAGCTCAGCAAGCGAGAGAAGAGGGAACAAAGTACCCATCTCGCACTGCAGCTCCCACTCCACCACACAGCTGGGAAGTCccgccagcctggctaccaacaCCCATGTTGTCAGGCCTCCTGGGCCAAGGAGCAAGCGAGTGTGGACAAGGggtatttaagcacatgctgCCCACCAGGCAGAAGCCAATGGTGAAAACTGGCCCAAGCTTCTGCTTTGTACTGTTCCTCAGGGGCAGAGGCAAGGGGGCATTTTCTACCCCAGAAGGCTCCTCGGCAGAGGCTCCTCAGGCGTCAGCTGGCAAGTGGCACGGAGCTCTTCTCCACAGTGCCACGCGGCACACAGCTCAGCTCAGTGACAAGTCCCTGAGGGAGGCCAATGACAATcttcagtacaggctgaaccaCTCGTCCAGCGCCCTCGGGACCTGGCCGGTGCCGATCCAGAGAATCGGCCAAACCACGGAGGTCGGTATTggctagcagcatcaccaacgcTCCTGCAGCTTGCGGAGCTCTGAGAAGGCATGTGGAGctgaacagcagcacagaacacagagccaggacaggcagccgtaaacaaactttatggggctgctGGAAGCTTGGCCACCCGCGTGATAAGTGGGCATCCGGCTCACTCCAGTCCTGCCAGGCCCCGGCTGTTGCCAAACTAGAGTTCAGCCCGCAGCAGGGAAACTTGCTGCCCAGATATAGTGACCCTGCCGTCTGAGCCCAATCGCAGACGTGCTGGAGGTTCACTTGGGATATGCCACCTCACTCTTCTTGGGCTACTGCCTACCCCAACCGCTGCCACTATGAGCCAGGGATGCCTGCCAAGGCCCTCTCTAAAATGTACCACATCTCgagagcagcccagggcaggcatgCTCACTTTTTGCAGACGTGCTGAGACCCGCTGCGGTATTCGTGGTCGAAGGCTGGCAGGATGAGCTGGTGCCGCTTGAACTTGCTCTGCTCCATGCGGGTCAAGGCTGGCGTCGGAGGGTCCCTCCACTCAGGGATGAAGACGATGAAGGAGAGAGGCTCATTGGAGCTCTCCAGCAGTTTCTAATCCACAAGGAAAAGAAGAGTCTTAGCCCTGACCAAGTAACGACAAACAAGACAGGCTCTGTAAGGAGGAAACAGCCTTCCCAGACTGCCCCAGTCCTCAGCCACCCGCTGCTCTGGACGCAGGAcagcagcagagggaagagagGACGCAGGGTGGCAGATGAGTGACGTACCTCAAAGTGAGACACCATGGCATCCATCAGTTCCTCACAGAAAGGAGGGTTTGCTTCAAAAGAGCCACTTACAGGGAAAAAATCCAGGAACGGGCTGAAGGGAAGAGGGAGACCCTGCT
This is a stretch of genomic DNA from Pelodiscus sinensis isolate JC-2024 unplaced genomic scaffold, ASM4963464v1 ctg149, whole genome shotgun sequence. It encodes these proteins:
- the LOC142825200 gene encoding E3 ubiquitin-protein ligase RNF182-like, with protein sequence MEPQAGELASDQPGLPELECQICCHRYDARARAPKLLGCCHRVCAACLRRMAALGEPAPRLLSCPFCRQETPVPGADVQQLRDDGQVLAALRGPLPPPEVLLCPSVLEPARSAPDCLVLTLLELPGDGPRPEGLGLRDVIRLYRPVSLDALPWDGPPPKCPGRAGPHFLLWALCLVYLSSLPFGIYLLLMERRGLGLVLAGLVPCTLLLCVLGSLCQCLCRELLRPPSP
- the LOC142825201 gene encoding uncharacterized protein LOC142825201 — protein: MTQACQSSTQQQPWLSLSCAGDAAASSGGLALPSPRAAPRVPGGPLQGLGPGERGSAGAGAGGGVAKCHLLQPAGRRWAGEDEGGRPFRPLSLQALGTAVGAAPARGRGSVPRAGPTWGWCLQPEPGTRGGGGGGTAPGPLLQSARAGGGAGLSLPPRRCQGAASCSGAGHEPVGGGGRRVPGAAGLSGGGSLPPPPQGEPGSRGRWLRAGSRARRGPARGAGDGRRVRPPPPTAADASGLASGAPPARLKARGGGRAAGGLCPGQAPPRASDAAAAEPGAAPGARPAPARRGGPGRPGRWRGGLGGRGAVGGALSGGPGRPGRWRGGLGGRGAVGGALSGGPGSPGRCWGSAVGGAWEAGALSGGPGRPGRCRGGAVGGAWEAGALLGGGPGRPGRCRGGLGARGAVGGALSGGPGSPGHCRGGPWVSARTHAGLP